AACCCCCGTACGGGACCGGGCCGTGGCGGCGGGCGGGGGAGATTCGGCGGGCGGGGCCGACCGGCCCGCCCGGTGTGGGAAGAGGCACCGAGCCCGGTGGGTCAGGGCGTCAAGGCACTCGTCCTGAGCGCGATGGTGCTGGCCGTGCTGTTTCCGCTGTGGTCGGTGCTGGTGACCAGTCTGGCCTCCCGGGAAACGATCAACGCCACCGGTGGCATGGTCGTCGTCCCCCGGGAGATCGACCTGTCGGCATACGTGAACATCTTCTCCGGCGGGCAGATCAGCCGCGCCGTGTGGGTCAGCACCATGGTCACCGTGGTCGGCACCCTGTTCAGCCTGGTGCTGACCGTGCTCGCCGCGTACGGGCTGTCCCGCAAGGATTCGCTCGCCCACCGGCCGCTGTTGTTCCTGTTCCTGCTGACGTTCCTCATCTATCCCGGCATGGTGCCGAGCTACCTGGTGGTCACCGGGCTCGGGCTCAAGAACAGCCTCTGGGCGCTGATCCTGCCCACCGCGATCAGCGTGTTCAACCTGGTGGTGATCCGGGCGTTCTTCATGAACGTGCCCGGTGAGCTGATCGACAGCGCCCGCATCGACGGAGCGGGGGAGTTCCGGATCCTCTGGCAGATCATGCTGCCGCTGTCGAAGGCGGTGATCGCGGTGGTCGGCCTGTTCTACGCCGTCGGCTACTGGAACGCCTACTTCAACGCGGTGCTCTACATCGACGACAACGACAAATGGCCCATCCAGCGGGTGCTGCAGAGCTACATCCTGGCCGGGCAGTCGCCGGCGGTGACCGGAGCGCCGGTGAACATCCCCGGCGTGTCGGCGTACCCGCCGACCCTGGCGGTCAAGATGGCCGTCGTGGTGATCACGGTGCTACCAGCGGTGATCATCTTCCCGTTCGTGCAGCGCCACTTCACCAAGGGCGTGATCACCGGCGCGATCAAGGGCTGACCACGGCCCGGCCGGCCCGGCCCGGCTGATCGGACCGGTCCGGCCGCGCCGGCGAATCGCACCGGCCCGGCCGGGCCGCGAACGCTGTCAGCCGCTGGCGAGCACGGCGGTCGGGACACCGTCAACGGTCCCCATCGGTGCCGGTACACCGTCGATCAGCACCCTGACCGGCGGTTCGGCTCCCGTCACCGGCGGGAACGCGATCCGGCGTACCGGCAGCGGGCCGTCGACCGACGCTCGTACCGTGTCCCCGTCGCGGACCAGCAGCACGACGGTGTCACCGTCGACGTCGCGGATCACCGTCTCGGCGGTCAGACCACCCCAACTCTGCACCGTCACGTCGGTGAACGGGCCGTCCCCGACGGTGTCGCCGACCTCGGTGGTGGCGATCAGCGCACCACGCCGGACGAACAGCGGGATCCGCTCCAGCGGCGTCCGCACCCGCAGATGCCGTCCGCCGGGCCGCACCTCGCCGGTCCAGAAGTCGATCCAGTCGTCGCCGGCCGGCAGGTAGACCTGCCGCTGCCCGTCCGGGTTGATCATCGGGGCGACCAGCAGGTCGGTGCCGAGCCGGTACTCCAAC
The sequence above is a segment of the Solwaraspora sp. WMMD406 genome. Coding sequences within it:
- a CDS encoding carbohydrate ABC transporter permease, whose product is MSIATQLIRGRRPKLDPTNPRTGPGRGGGRGRFGGRGRPARPVWEEAPSPVGQGVKALVLSAMVLAVLFPLWSVLVTSLASRETINATGGMVVVPREIDLSAYVNIFSGGQISRAVWVSTMVTVVGTLFSLVLTVLAAYGLSRKDSLAHRPLLFLFLLTFLIYPGMVPSYLVVTGLGLKNSLWALILPTAISVFNLVVIRAFFMNVPGELIDSARIDGAGEFRILWQIMLPLSKAVIAVVGLFYAVGYWNAYFNAVLYIDDNDKWPIQRVLQSYILAGQSPAVTGAPVNIPGVSAYPPTLAVKMAVVVITVLPAVIIFPFVQRHFTKGVITGAIKG